One part of the Rutidosis leptorrhynchoides isolate AG116_Rl617_1_P2 chromosome 1, CSIRO_AGI_Rlap_v1, whole genome shotgun sequence genome encodes these proteins:
- the LOC139846753 gene encoding wall-associated receptor kinase-like 2, which translates to MRRKFFIRNGGNLLKQKISADNSCVMKIKIYDADEMEKVTDGFSRHRILGKGGQGTVYKGLLQDGTVVAIKKSNIIDEDEVVRFVNEVLILILAQISHRNIVKLLGCCLEYEVPLLVYEYLSNGNLSQHLHDGSRVSKFLWKDRVRIAKEVAEALAYLHSYASPTIFHRDIKPGNILLDKNYNAVVSDFGISRSVPISRSHLTTQIEGTFGYLDPEYFQSGKLTSKSDVYAFGVILTELLTRRRAVSPINSGEGLVPRFQDLIKHNLVISILDMQVVQEARMDDILLLAKLANRCMKKNAKKRPSMKAVVAKFDQLKVVQLEFPHQRVSDDECTF; encoded by the exons ATGAGACGAAAGTTCTTTATAAGGAATGGTGGAAACCTATTGAAGCAGAAAATATCAGCTGATAATTCATGTGTTATGAAAATAAAGATCTATGATGCAGATGAGATGGAAAAGGTAACTGACGGTTTTAGTAGACATCGAATTCTTGGAAAGGGAGGACAGGGTACAGTTTACAAAGGTCTGTTACAGGATGGAACGGTTGTTGCCATAAAGAAGTCAAACATAATAGATGAAGATGAGGTTGTACGGTTTGTTAATGAAGTTCTAATTCTAATTCTTGCACAGATAAGCCATAGAAATATAGTTAAGTTGTTAGGTTGCTGTTTAGAATACGAAGTTCCCCTATTAGTCTACGAGTATCTATCTAACGGTAACCTCTCACAGCATCTTCATGATGGGTCACGAGTTTCCAAATTTTTATGGAAAGATCGTGTACGAATTGCAAAAGAGGTTGCAGAAGCATTAGCTTACTTACATTCTTACGCATCCCCAACGATATTTCACAGGGACATTAAGCCAGGAAATATCTTACTGGATAAAAACTACAATGCAGTAGTGTCAGATTTTGGAATTTCAAGGTCAGTACCAATTAGCAGATCGCATTTGACTACACAAATTGAAG GTACATTTGGATACTTAGATCCAGAGTATTTTCAGTCAGGAAAACTAACTTCGAAAAGTGATGTGTATGCGTTCGGTGTGATCCTCACTGAGCTCCTAACTAGAAGAAGAGCAGTTTCCCCAATAAACTCGGGAGAAGGCCTGGTTCCACGATTTCAGGACTTGATAAAACATAACCTTGTGATTTCTATATTAGATATGCAAGTAGTTCAAGAAGCTCGAATGGATGATATTCTTCTACTCGCTAAGCTTGCTAACAGATGCATGAAAAAGAATGCAAAGAAACGGCCAAGCATGAAAGCGGTGGTGGCAAAGTTCGACCAATTAAAAGTAGTACAACTTGAGTTTCCTCATCAACGCGTTTCAGATGATGAATGCACTTTTTAG
- the LOC139883329 gene encoding casein kinase 1-like protein 3: MDRIVGGKYKLGRKIGSGSFGEIHLATHVDTFEIVAVKIESNKTKHPQLLYEAKLYNILQGGSGIPAIKWSGVDGEDNILVIDLLGPSLEDLFVYCGRKFQLKTVLMLADQMITRIEYVHSKGFLHRDIKPDNFLMGLGRKANQVYIIDFGLAKRYRDATTHRHIPYRENKNLTGTARYASCNTHLGIEQSRRDDLESLGYVLLYFLRGSLPWQGLKAATKKQKYDKICEKKLSTPIEVLCKSHPVEFASYFHYCHSLTFDQRPDYGFLKRLFRELFTREGFEFDYIFDWTILKYQQTQKNKPQPNALPVHGESSSGAIRRDMEKHQGSNMATYSAELTDRMRSNTAASPGVRMQFKSPVNRTSADNPERNTMGHSQMPPSSSTQAAAPKRYPTKPANISESNTNHADSTAPSSSWISSLRRISSAK, from the exons ATGGATAGAATAGTTGGTGGAAAGTATAAGCTCGGCCGTAAGATCGGAAGTGGATCCTTCGGTGAAATTCATCTAG CTACGCATGTTGATACGTTTGAGATCGTTGCCGTTAAGATC GAGAGCAATAAGACGAAGCATCCACAACTTCTATATGAAGCTAAGTTATACAATATTCTTCAGGGAGGAA GTGGTATACCTGCAATAAAATGGTCAGGGGTAGATGGTGAGGATAACATTCTAGTAATCGATTTACTGGGACCAAGTCTTGAGGACCTGTTTGTATATTGTGGGAGGAAATTTCAGTTGAAAACAGTATTAATGTTGGCTGATCAAATG ATAACGAGAATCGAATATGTTCATTCCAAAGGGTTTTTACATCGTGATATAAAGCCTGATAATTTTTTAATGGGTCTTGGCCGAAAAGCAAATCAG GTTTATATTATTGATTTTGGGCTTGCTAAAAGATATCGTGATGCAACAACCCATCGGCATATTCCGTACAG GGAGAATAAAAACTTAACTGGAACAGCACGTTACGCAAGCTGCAATACTCATCTTGGAATTG AACAAAGCCGACGTGATGATTTGGAGTCTCTTGGTTATGTACTTCTATATTTTTTGAGAGGAAG TCTTCCATGGCAGGGTCTAAAAGCTGCCACAAAAAAGCAGAAGTATGACAAAATATGTGAAAAGAAGTTATCAACTCCCATTGAG GTTCTATGCAAGTCTCACCCTGTAGAATTTGCATCATATTTCCATTACTGCCACTCATTGACATTTGATCAGCGGCCTGATTATGGATTTTTAAAACGTCTGTTTCGAGAGTTGTTCACTCGTGAAG GATTTGAATTTGATTACATCTTTGATTGGACTATCCTGAAATATCAACAAACACAAAAGAATAAACCTCAGCCAAATGCATTG CCAGTTCATGGAGAAAGCAGCAGCGGGGCCATTCGTAGGGATATGGAAAAACATCAAG GAAGCAACATGGCTACTTATTCAGCTGAATTAACAGACCGTATGAGGTCAAACACTGCTGCTAGTCCTGGTGTCCGAATGCAATTTAAATCGCCAGTGAATAGAACGAGCGCAGACAATCCTGAAAGAAAC ACCATGGGCCATTCACAGATGCCACCATCTTCATCTACTCAGGCTGCTGCCCCAAAAAGATACCCCACAAAACCTGCTAATATTTCAGAATCCAACACTAATCATGCAGATAGTACAGCTCCTTCTAGCAGCTGGATTTCCTCATTGCGCCGTATATCTTCTGCCAAGTGA